In one Castor canadensis chromosome 15, mCasCan1.hap1v2, whole genome shotgun sequence genomic region, the following are encoded:
- the Zdhhc1 gene encoding palmitoyltransferase ZDHHC1 isoform X1 — MYKMNICNKPSNKTAPEKSVWTAPAQASRPSPELQGQKSRRNGWSWPPHPLQIVAWLLYLFFAVIGFGVLVPLLPHHWVPAGYACMGAIFACHLVVHLTAVSIDPADANVRDRSYSGPLPTFSRSQHAHVIEDLHCNLCDVDVSARSKHCSACNKCVCGFDHHCKWLNNCVGERNYRLFLHSVASALLGVLLLVLVATYVFVEFFVNPMRLRTNQHFEVLKNHTDVWFVFLPAAPVETQAPAILALAALLILLGLLSTALLGHLLCFHIYLMWHKLTTYEYIVQHRPPQEAKGAHKKLESCPSKMRPIQPSSLLDPHLSQEMEFYMRTFSHVRPEPPGQARPAAVNTNPSQFLATQDQVQPPRASSPDTLALPPQIRPQKKRKRRLYKLPRSGILSRESPLPRLRGPRAPGRSSSSSIDSASSVHAAGAAGAYHSALAESVDEIPVAQTRLGSAALGALGSRGRESGLALQARAPAIFVSQSSGEPGTPGGREGGLP; from the exons ATGTACAAG ATGAACATCTGCAACAAGCCCTCCAACAAGACAGCCCCTGAGAAGAGTGTGTGGACGGCACCTGCACAGGCCAGCAGACCCTCCCCAGAGCTGCAGGGACAGAAGTCCCGCCGAAATGGGTGGAGCTGGCCTCCTCACCCACTCCAGATTGTGGCCTGGCTGCTGTACCTCTTCTTCGCTGTGATTGGCTTTGGGGTCCTTGTTCCCCTCCTGCCTCACCACTGGGTGCCTGCTGGCTATGCT TGCATGGGTGCCATCTTTGCCTGCCACCTTGTGGTACACCTGACTGCAGTCTCCATTGATCCAGCAGATGCCAACGTGCGGGACAGGAGCTACTCAGGGCCCTTGCCCACCTTCAGCCGCAGCCAGCACGCACATGTCATTGAAGATCTGCACTGTAACCTGTGCGACGtggatgt GAGTGCTCGCTCCAAGCACTGCAGCGCCTGCAACAAGTGCGTGTGCGGCTTCGATCACCACTGCAAGTGGCTCAACAACTGCGTGGGCGAGAGGAACTACCG ACTCTTTCTACACAGCGTGGCATCTGCTTTACTGGGTGTCTTGCTCCTGGTGCTTGTGGCCACTTATGTCTTCGTGGAGTTCTTTGTCAACCCCATGAGGCTGCGCACCAACCAGCACTTTGaag TACTGAAGAATCACACGGATGTGTGGTTTGTGTTCTTGCCCGCTGCCCCTGTGGAGACCCAGGCTCCTGCCATCTTGGCCCTGGCTGCCCTACTTATCCTTCTGGGTTTGCTCTCCACAGCCCTGCTTGGCCACCTGCTCTGCTTCCACATTTATCTCA TGTGGCACAAGCTCACTACCTATGAGTACATCGTGCAGCACCGTCCACCACAGGAAGCAAAGGGGGCCCACAAGAAGCTCGAGTCATGTCCCTCCAAGATGCGGCCCATTCAG CCTTCCAGCCTGCTTGACCCCCACCTTTCCCAGGAGATGGAATTCTACATGAGGACCTTCAGTCATGTGCGCCCAGAGCCCcctggccaggccaggccagcagCAGTAAACACCAA CCCCTCCCAGTTTCTTGCCACCCAAGACCAAGTGCAGCCTCCACGGGCCTCCTCCCCAGACACTCTTGCCCTGCCTCCCCAGATCCGACCCCAG AAAAAGAGGAAGCGGCGTTTGTATAAGTTGCCAAGGTCTGGGATCTTGAGCCGGGAGTCTCCGCTGCCTAGGCTTCGGG GGCCCCGGGCCCCAGGCCGCAGCTCCAGCTCCTCGATCGATTCCGCCAGCTCTGTGCACGCCGCTGGCGCTGCAGGCGCCTACCACTCGGCATTAGCCGAGTCCGTGGACGAGATTCCAGTGGCGCAGACGCGCCTGGGCAGCGCCGCCCTGGGCGCTCTGGGGAGCAGGGGCAGAGAGTCTGGCTTGGCGCTGCAGGCGCGTGCGCCTGCTATTTTCGTGAGCCAGAGCAGCGGTGAGCCCGGGACGCCGGGCGGGCGGGAAGGCGGCCTGCCTTAA
- the Zdhhc1 gene encoding palmitoyltransferase ZDHHC1 isoform X2 produces the protein MYKMNICNKPSNKTAPEKSVWTAPAQASRPSPELQGQKSRRNGWSWPPHPLQIVAWLLYLFFAVIGFGVLVPLLPHHWVPAGYACMGAIFACHLVVHLTAVSIDPADANVRDRSYSGPLPTFSRSQHAHVIEDLHCNLCDVDVSARSKHCSACNKCVCGFDHHCKWLNNCVGERNYRLFLHSVASALLGVLLLVLVATYVFVEFFVNPMRLRTNQHFEVLKNHTDVWFVFLPAAPVETQAPAILALAALLILLGLLSTALLGHLLCFHIYLMWHKLTTYEYIVQHRPPQEAKGAHKKLESCPSKMRPIQEMEFYMRTFSHVRPEPPGQARPAAVNTNPSQFLATQDQVQPPRASSPDTLALPPQIRPQKKRKRRLYKLPRSGILSRESPLPRLRGPRAPGRSSSSSIDSASSVHAAGAAGAYHSALAESVDEIPVAQTRLGSAALGALGSRGRESGLALQARAPAIFVSQSSGEPGTPGGREGGLP, from the exons ATGTACAAG ATGAACATCTGCAACAAGCCCTCCAACAAGACAGCCCCTGAGAAGAGTGTGTGGACGGCACCTGCACAGGCCAGCAGACCCTCCCCAGAGCTGCAGGGACAGAAGTCCCGCCGAAATGGGTGGAGCTGGCCTCCTCACCCACTCCAGATTGTGGCCTGGCTGCTGTACCTCTTCTTCGCTGTGATTGGCTTTGGGGTCCTTGTTCCCCTCCTGCCTCACCACTGGGTGCCTGCTGGCTATGCT TGCATGGGTGCCATCTTTGCCTGCCACCTTGTGGTACACCTGACTGCAGTCTCCATTGATCCAGCAGATGCCAACGTGCGGGACAGGAGCTACTCAGGGCCCTTGCCCACCTTCAGCCGCAGCCAGCACGCACATGTCATTGAAGATCTGCACTGTAACCTGTGCGACGtggatgt GAGTGCTCGCTCCAAGCACTGCAGCGCCTGCAACAAGTGCGTGTGCGGCTTCGATCACCACTGCAAGTGGCTCAACAACTGCGTGGGCGAGAGGAACTACCG ACTCTTTCTACACAGCGTGGCATCTGCTTTACTGGGTGTCTTGCTCCTGGTGCTTGTGGCCACTTATGTCTTCGTGGAGTTCTTTGTCAACCCCATGAGGCTGCGCACCAACCAGCACTTTGaag TACTGAAGAATCACACGGATGTGTGGTTTGTGTTCTTGCCCGCTGCCCCTGTGGAGACCCAGGCTCCTGCCATCTTGGCCCTGGCTGCCCTACTTATCCTTCTGGGTTTGCTCTCCACAGCCCTGCTTGGCCACCTGCTCTGCTTCCACATTTATCTCA TGTGGCACAAGCTCACTACCTATGAGTACATCGTGCAGCACCGTCCACCACAGGAAGCAAAGGGGGCCCACAAGAAGCTCGAGTCATGTCCCTCCAAGATGCGGCCCATTCAG GAGATGGAATTCTACATGAGGACCTTCAGTCATGTGCGCCCAGAGCCCcctggccaggccaggccagcagCAGTAAACACCAA CCCCTCCCAGTTTCTTGCCACCCAAGACCAAGTGCAGCCTCCACGGGCCTCCTCCCCAGACACTCTTGCCCTGCCTCCCCAGATCCGACCCCAG AAAAAGAGGAAGCGGCGTTTGTATAAGTTGCCAAGGTCTGGGATCTTGAGCCGGGAGTCTCCGCTGCCTAGGCTTCGGG GGCCCCGGGCCCCAGGCCGCAGCTCCAGCTCCTCGATCGATTCCGCCAGCTCTGTGCACGCCGCTGGCGCTGCAGGCGCCTACCACTCGGCATTAGCCGAGTCCGTGGACGAGATTCCAGTGGCGCAGACGCGCCTGGGCAGCGCCGCCCTGGGCGCTCTGGGGAGCAGGGGCAGAGAGTCTGGCTTGGCGCTGCAGGCGCGTGCGCCTGCTATTTTCGTGAGCCAGAGCAGCGGTGAGCCCGGGACGCCGGGCGGGCGGGAAGGCGGCCTGCCTTAA
- the Tppp3 gene encoding tubulin polymerization-promoting protein family member 3, with translation MAASTDVAGLEESFRKFAIHGDPKASGQEMNGKNWAKLCKDCKVADGKAVTGTDVDIVFSKVKGKSARVINYEEFKKALEELATKRFKGKSKEEAFDAICQLVAGKEPANLGVTKAKTGGAVDRLTDTSKYTGSHKERFDESGKGKGIAGRQDILDDSGYVSAYKNAGTYDAKVKK, from the exons ATGGCAGCAAGCACGGATGTGGCTGGGCTGGAGGAGAGCTTCCGCAAATTTGCCATCCATGGCGACCCCAAGGCCAGTGGGCAAGAGATGAATGGCAAGAACTGGGCCAAGCTGTGCAAAGATTGCAAGGTGGCTGACGGAAAGGCTGTGACAGGGACTGACGTTGACATCGTTTTCTCCAAAGTCAA GGGGAAGTCTGCTCGGGTCATTAACTATGAAGAGTTCAAGAAGGCCCTGGAAGAACTGGCAACCAAGCGGTTCAAGGGGAAAAGCAAGGAAGAGGCCTTTGATGCCATCTGCCAGCTGGTGGCGGGCAAGGAACCAGCCAACTTGGGTGTCACT aaagcaaaaacagGGGGTGCTGTGGACCGGCTGACTGACACCAGCAAGTACACTGGCTCCCACAAAGAGCGCTTTGATGAGAGCGGCAAGGGCAAGGGCATCGCTGGACGGCAGGACATCCTGGACGACAGTGGCTATGTGAGTGCCTACAAGAATGCAGGCACTTATGATGCCAAGGTGAAGAAGTGA